One region of Clavibacter michiganensis subsp. tessellarius genomic DNA includes:
- a CDS encoding amidase translates to MPARRRPLAPIRGASRRAARALTTGALATALALGGVGIDVGSPHAVAATDASVSAPAVVGLTLADAAALLASGGTTSVELTRAYLARIAAYDDAQGDRKGLQAVITTNDQALATAAERDAERAAGTVRGPLHGVPVVVKDNLATADMPTTAGSAALRDYRTADDATVVARLREAGAIILAKTNMSEFAWHGTYTLSSARGRTANPYDLSWSASGSSGGTGAAVAAAYAPAGLGTDSCGSVLGPAAHQSLVGFRPTMGLTSTAGVVPLSPRQDTVGPMTTTVADAALLMEVLAGRDPADPLTEVADPQRTDAYVAGLRPDALAGKRIGVVRWSFEEDPEKPGLAETTALIEQAVRDLQAQGAEVVEVPLTREFVEGTLQSGGWMDMRPSIDRFLRETPATWPARVAARTEPADVLSFADVMADRPSALTDGDIAYFLSHRDIPNPDYEKAIAEQDAGKAAMDAFFVEHGVDALAMPTSATSATPTWAGTTFCDIGANTGIPSISVPAGFTSTGAPVGLELAAPRSRDGDLLAMAYAYEQATRHRVAPASTPELTAAEDEDPAAAAPAASAADDATTTTDAGTGSPGSAPQAAGAARIAGVGINTLAQNAVIAGALALVGAAVVAVGVLRRRRSPGSRAG, encoded by the coding sequence ATGCCCGCTCGCCGCCGCCCCCTCGCGCCGATCCGCGGCGCGTCCCGTCGCGCGGCCCGCGCCCTCACGACGGGCGCGCTCGCGACCGCGCTCGCGCTCGGCGGCGTCGGGATCGACGTCGGCTCGCCGCATGCCGTCGCCGCGACGGACGCGTCCGTGAGCGCCCCGGCCGTCGTCGGGCTGACCCTCGCCGACGCCGCCGCGCTCCTCGCGTCCGGCGGCACCACGTCGGTCGAGCTGACCCGCGCCTACCTCGCGCGCATCGCGGCGTACGACGACGCGCAGGGCGACCGGAAGGGCCTCCAGGCGGTCATCACGACGAACGACCAGGCGCTCGCGACCGCGGCCGAGCGCGACGCGGAGCGGGCCGCCGGCACCGTCCGCGGGCCGCTCCACGGCGTGCCCGTGGTCGTCAAGGACAACCTCGCCACCGCCGACATGCCCACCACCGCGGGCAGCGCCGCGCTCCGCGACTACCGCACGGCCGACGACGCCACCGTGGTGGCCCGCCTGCGGGAGGCCGGGGCGATCATCCTCGCGAAGACGAACATGTCGGAGTTCGCGTGGCACGGCACCTACACGCTGAGCTCCGCGCGCGGCCGCACCGCGAACCCGTACGACCTGTCGTGGAGCGCGAGCGGATCCAGCGGCGGCACGGGCGCGGCGGTCGCGGCCGCGTACGCGCCGGCGGGCCTCGGCACCGACTCGTGCGGATCCGTGCTCGGCCCGGCCGCGCACCAGAGCCTCGTGGGGTTCCGGCCCACGATGGGCCTCACGAGCACGGCGGGCGTCGTGCCGCTCTCGCCACGGCAGGACACCGTGGGGCCGATGACCACCACGGTCGCCGACGCCGCGCTCCTCATGGAGGTGCTCGCGGGGCGCGACCCGGCGGATCCGCTCACCGAGGTCGCCGACCCGCAGCGCACCGACGCCTACGTCGCGGGACTCCGCCCGGACGCGCTCGCGGGGAAGCGGATCGGCGTCGTGCGCTGGTCGTTCGAGGAGGACCCGGAGAAGCCCGGCCTCGCGGAGACGACCGCGCTGATCGAGCAGGCCGTGCGCGACCTCCAGGCCCAGGGCGCCGAGGTGGTGGAGGTGCCGCTCACGCGCGAGTTCGTGGAGGGGACGCTGCAGAGCGGCGGCTGGATGGACATGCGCCCGTCCATCGACCGCTTCCTCCGCGAGACGCCCGCCACCTGGCCGGCGCGCGTCGCCGCCCGCACGGAGCCGGCCGACGTGCTGTCGTTCGCCGACGTGATGGCCGACCGGCCGAGCGCGCTCACCGACGGCGACATCGCCTACTTCCTCAGCCACCGCGACATCCCGAACCCCGACTACGAGAAGGCGATCGCCGAGCAGGACGCGGGCAAGGCCGCGATGGACGCGTTCTTCGTCGAGCACGGGGTCGACGCGCTCGCGATGCCGACGAGCGCCACCAGCGCCACGCCGACCTGGGCCGGCACGACCTTCTGCGACATCGGCGCGAACACGGGCATCCCGTCGATCTCGGTGCCCGCCGGCTTCACGTCGACCGGCGCGCCCGTGGGCCTCGAGCTCGCGGCCCCGCGCAGCCGCGACGGCGACCTGCTCGCCATGGCGTACGCGTACGAGCAGGCGACGCGGCACCGGGTCGCCCCCGCCTCGACGCCGGAGCTCACGGCCGCCGAGGACGAGGATCCCGCGGCGGCGGCGCCTGCGGCCTCGGCCGCGGACGACGCGACGACGACGACGGACGCCGGGACCGGATCGCCGGGATCCGCCCCGCAGGCCGCCGGCGCCGCGCGCATCGCCGGCGTCGGGATCAACACGCTCGCGCAGAACGCCGTGATCGCCGGAGCGCTCGCCCTCGTCGGCGCCGCGGTCGTGGCCGTCGGCGTCCTGCGCCGCCGCCGGTCCCCCGGGAGCCGCGCCGGCTGA
- a CDS encoding PspC domain-containing protein, with protein sequence MATLMRPRRGKIIAGVCAALANRFGISAFLVRLIFVVSIVLPGPQVLLYLILWIVFPKQR encoded by the coding sequence ATGGCCACCCTCATGCGTCCCCGTCGCGGGAAGATCATCGCCGGCGTCTGCGCCGCCCTCGCGAACCGCTTCGGCATCAGCGCGTTCCTCGTGCGGCTGATCTTCGTCGTCTCCATCGTGCTGCCCGGTCCGCAGGTGCTGCTGTACCTGATCCTGTGGATCGTGTTCCCCAAGCAGCGCTGA
- a CDS encoding serine hydrolase domain-containing protein: MTEILEYVRTWLDHRVWQTRVPGAQVAVARHGEVVLSEAFGVANPTTGAPLTPAHLFRVASHSKSFTATAILQLAEQGALRLDDRLGQHVPELVDSGSELADVTVAALLEHGAGVLRDGFDGDHWQHAGPFPDRAHLLAIANAPGVAKVAPDTAFNYSNIGYSLLGLVVEAASGLSFAEYLATRIAAPLGLRDTTAEYDPARADEYAAASTSLRTSRERTVLPHVDTRAMAAATGVTSTASELVSFFSALVLPDDDRLLTAASKRVQQRPRYDTSADPAGTRRYGYGLIVERVGSGDAEATVLGHSGGYPGHITRTAVDPASGWAVTVLTNAIDGPAAALSTGVLELLLADSAATDAERAAVDAPFTGRFANVWGLQDFQVVGDRFLRIDPTAEHPLESVDVLERTGDSSARIVEGEGFGSVGEEITAHRAPDGSVDRIRGGGGMTLEPLAREWVPRSRG, translated from the coding sequence ATGACCGAGATCCTCGAGTACGTCCGCACCTGGCTCGACCACCGCGTCTGGCAGACCCGCGTCCCCGGCGCCCAGGTCGCCGTCGCCCGGCACGGCGAGGTCGTGCTGTCCGAGGCGTTCGGCGTCGCGAACCCCACGACCGGCGCGCCGCTCACCCCCGCGCACCTGTTCCGGGTCGCGTCGCACTCGAAGAGCTTCACGGCGACCGCGATCCTGCAGCTCGCCGAGCAGGGCGCCCTGCGCCTCGACGACCGGCTCGGCCAGCACGTGCCCGAGCTCGTCGACTCCGGATCCGAGCTCGCCGACGTCACGGTCGCCGCCCTCCTCGAGCACGGCGCGGGCGTCCTCCGCGACGGGTTCGACGGCGACCACTGGCAGCACGCCGGCCCGTTCCCCGACCGCGCGCACCTCCTCGCGATCGCGAACGCGCCCGGCGTCGCCAAGGTCGCGCCCGACACCGCGTTCAACTACTCCAACATCGGGTACTCCCTGCTCGGCCTCGTCGTCGAGGCGGCATCCGGCCTCTCCTTCGCCGAGTACCTGGCCACGCGGATCGCCGCCCCGCTCGGCCTCCGCGACACCACCGCCGAGTACGACCCCGCGCGCGCGGACGAGTACGCGGCCGCCTCCACCTCGCTCCGCACCTCCCGCGAGCGCACCGTCCTCCCGCACGTCGACACCCGCGCGATGGCCGCCGCCACGGGGGTCACGAGCACCGCGTCCGAGCTCGTCTCCTTCTTCTCCGCGCTCGTGCTGCCCGACGACGACCGGCTCCTCACGGCCGCGTCGAAGCGCGTGCAGCAGCGGCCCCGGTACGACACGAGCGCGGATCCGGCCGGCACCCGCCGCTACGGCTACGGCCTCATCGTCGAGCGCGTCGGATCCGGCGACGCCGAGGCCACCGTGCTCGGCCACTCCGGCGGGTACCCCGGCCACATCACGCGCACGGCGGTGGATCCCGCGAGCGGCTGGGCGGTCACCGTCCTCACCAACGCGATCGACGGCCCGGCGGCCGCGCTCAGCACGGGCGTGCTCGAGCTGCTGCTCGCCGACTCCGCCGCGACCGACGCCGAGCGCGCCGCCGTCGACGCGCCCTTCACCGGCCGCTTCGCCAACGTGTGGGGCCTGCAGGACTTCCAGGTCGTCGGCGACCGCTTCCTCCGCATCGACCCGACCGCGGAGCACCCGCTCGAGTCGGTCGACGTGCTCGAGCGCACGGGCGACTCCTCGGCGCGCATCGTCGAGGGCGAGGGGTTCGGCTCCGTCGGCGAGGAGATCACGGCCCATCGCGCACCCGACGGCAGCGTCGACCGGATCCGCGGGGGCGGCGGCATGACGCTGGAGCCGCTCGCGCGCGAGTGGGTCCCGCGCTCGCGCGGCTGA
- a CDS encoding catalase, giving the protein MTDVSSQGPADGDDREVLTNRQGHPVYDNQNQRTVGARGPATLENYQFLEKISHFDRERIPERVVHARGAVAFGYFEATGKWGDEPVSRFTRAKLFQEAGKRTDVAIRFSTVIGGRDSSEAARDPRGFAVKFYTEDGNWDLVGNNMGVFFIRDAIKFPDVIHSLKPDPVTFRQEPARIFDFMSQTPESMHMLMNLFSPRGIPADYRHMQGFGVNTYKWVDADCGTKLVKYHWIPKVGVSSMTEADAAVVQGGDLGHASKDLYEAIERGDFPEWELRVQLMDDGDHPELDFDPLDDTKVRPENDFPPKAVGRMVLDRNVTNHFAENEQLSFGTGVLVDGLDFSDDKMLVGRTFSYSDAQRYRVGPNYLQLPVNAPQHAKVATNQRDGQMTFHQDHGGQSPHVNYEPSITGGLREGQYPTHDDQGPEITGRLTRKRIPLTADYLQAGQRYLLMEGWERDDLVANLVDLISQAAREVQERMLWHFYLVEDDLGRRVGEGLGIALDEVKDLPPLRSQTLSDEERARLANLGRNGTRDVTGLVMTHCVPDARRNLVDAA; this is encoded by the coding sequence ATGACCGACGTCTCCTCCCAGGGCCCCGCCGACGGCGACGACCGCGAGGTCCTCACCAACCGCCAGGGCCATCCCGTCTACGACAACCAGAACCAGCGCACCGTGGGCGCCCGCGGCCCCGCGACGCTGGAGAACTACCAGTTCCTCGAGAAGATCAGCCACTTCGACCGCGAGCGGATCCCGGAGCGCGTCGTGCACGCGCGCGGCGCCGTCGCGTTCGGCTACTTCGAGGCCACCGGGAAGTGGGGCGACGAGCCCGTCTCGAGGTTCACGCGCGCCAAGCTCTTCCAGGAGGCCGGCAAGCGCACCGACGTCGCGATCCGGTTCTCCACCGTGATCGGCGGCCGCGACTCCTCCGAGGCCGCCCGCGACCCGCGCGGGTTCGCCGTGAAGTTCTACACGGAGGACGGCAACTGGGACCTGGTCGGCAACAACATGGGCGTGTTCTTCATCCGCGACGCCATCAAGTTCCCCGACGTGATCCACTCGCTGAAGCCCGACCCCGTCACGTTCCGCCAGGAGCCGGCCCGCATCTTCGACTTCATGTCGCAGACGCCCGAGTCGATGCACATGCTGATGAACCTGTTCAGCCCGCGCGGCATCCCCGCCGACTACCGCCACATGCAGGGCTTCGGCGTGAACACCTACAAGTGGGTGGACGCCGACTGCGGCACGAAGCTCGTGAAGTACCACTGGATCCCGAAGGTCGGCGTCAGCAGCATGACCGAGGCCGACGCGGCCGTCGTGCAGGGCGGCGACCTCGGCCACGCGTCGAAGGACCTCTACGAGGCCATCGAGCGCGGCGACTTCCCCGAGTGGGAGCTCCGCGTGCAGCTCATGGACGACGGCGACCACCCCGAGCTCGACTTCGACCCGCTCGACGACACGAAGGTGCGGCCCGAGAACGACTTCCCGCCGAAGGCCGTGGGGAGGATGGTGCTCGACCGGAACGTGACCAACCACTTCGCCGAGAACGAGCAGCTCTCGTTCGGCACCGGCGTGCTCGTGGACGGCCTCGACTTCTCCGACGACAAGATGCTCGTCGGCCGCACCTTCTCCTACTCGGACGCGCAGCGCTACCGCGTGGGCCCGAACTACCTGCAGCTGCCAGTGAACGCGCCGCAGCACGCGAAGGTGGCCACGAACCAGCGCGACGGGCAGATGACGTTCCACCAGGATCACGGCGGCCAGAGCCCGCACGTCAACTACGAGCCGTCGATCACGGGCGGGCTCCGCGAGGGGCAGTACCCGACGCACGACGACCAGGGCCCGGAGATCACGGGCCGGCTGACGCGCAAGCGGATCCCGCTCACCGCCGACTACCTGCAGGCCGGCCAGCGCTACCTGCTCATGGAGGGCTGGGAGCGCGACGACCTCGTCGCGAACCTCGTCGACCTCATCTCGCAGGCCGCGCGCGAGGTGCAGGAGCGGATGCTCTGGCACTTCTACCTCGTGGAGGACGACCTGGGCCGCCGCGTGGGCGAGGGCCTCGGGATCGCGCTCGACGAGGTGAAGGACCTGCCGCCGCTGCGGTCGCAGACGCTCTCCGACGAGGAGCGGGCGCGCCTCGCGAACCTCGGTCGCAACGGCACGCGCGACGTCACGGGCCTCGTGATGACGCACTGCGTGCCGGACGCGCGGCGGAACCTGGTCGACGCGGCGTAG
- a CDS encoding acid phosphatase, translating to MEGTLIPAITTVRPRARVAALLSATAILGVVLAGPGVSAAQAATVPAPFDQATIDHVYASDATYDFVPMLDAFPALKSGRPDIMQLNDDMTVRINQTAPKAQSDRAIVDQYADMSVSMSDGLGARLGAIYKAARDAGQLPKTAALLNKENGLVGRGGSTGPAKNHYANPRPYVAFPERLQYRDKPGGNAWAGHDGSYPSGHTSQAFWQGVSLATMLPELAPQILARASDAGNNRIVMGAHYPIDVMAGHMMGQEIVQRRWADPEFRDLYAQAATELRQVLEAGCGATLAVCVAADTPYLPTDQALAVYRQRLTYGFPLVGQAGQPMTVPDGAESLLRSSRPDLTDAQRRQVLALTAIDSGEPLDLGAAGSWERIDLAAAMTAKITIAADGTVSLAGAATVDPSPAPAASSAPSDPGATTAGSATATAHPAGRGAAHAATLARTGSDLAPGALAAALGLLVVGGGLVLVRRRRSARG from the coding sequence ATGGAAGGCACGCTCATCCCCGCCATCACGACCGTCCGACCGCGCGCCCGCGTCGCCGCGCTCCTCTCCGCCACCGCGATCCTCGGGGTCGTCCTCGCCGGCCCAGGCGTCTCCGCCGCGCAGGCCGCGACCGTGCCCGCGCCGTTCGACCAGGCCACGATCGACCACGTCTACGCGTCCGACGCGACCTACGACTTCGTCCCCATGCTCGACGCGTTCCCGGCGCTGAAGAGCGGCCGGCCGGACATCATGCAGCTGAACGACGACATGACCGTGCGCATCAACCAGACCGCCCCGAAGGCGCAGTCGGACCGCGCGATCGTCGACCAGTACGCCGACATGTCCGTGTCGATGTCCGACGGCCTGGGCGCCCGCCTCGGCGCGATCTACAAGGCGGCGCGCGACGCCGGGCAGCTGCCGAAGACCGCGGCGCTCCTCAACAAGGAGAACGGCCTCGTCGGCCGCGGCGGGTCGACGGGCCCGGCCAAGAACCACTACGCCAACCCGCGGCCCTACGTCGCCTTCCCCGAGCGCCTCCAGTACCGCGACAAGCCCGGCGGGAACGCCTGGGCGGGCCACGACGGCTCCTACCCGAGCGGCCACACGTCGCAGGCGTTCTGGCAGGGCGTCTCGCTCGCGACGATGCTGCCGGAGCTCGCCCCGCAGATCCTCGCCCGCGCGTCCGACGCCGGCAACAACCGCATCGTGATGGGCGCGCACTACCCGATCGACGTGATGGCCGGGCACATGATGGGGCAGGAGATCGTCCAGCGCCGCTGGGCCGACCCCGAGTTCCGCGACCTCTACGCCCAGGCCGCGACGGAGCTGCGGCAGGTGCTCGAGGCCGGATGCGGCGCGACGCTCGCGGTCTGCGTCGCCGCGGACACCCCGTACCTCCCGACCGACCAGGCGCTCGCGGTCTACCGGCAGCGGCTGACGTACGGCTTCCCGCTCGTGGGCCAGGCCGGCCAGCCGATGACCGTGCCCGACGGCGCCGAGTCGCTCCTCCGCTCGAGCCGCCCCGACCTCACCGACGCCCAGCGCCGCCAGGTGCTCGCCCTCACGGCGATCGACTCCGGCGAGCCGCTCGACCTCGGCGCGGCCGGCAGCTGGGAGCGCATCGACCTCGCGGCCGCGATGACCGCGAAGATCACGATCGCGGCCGACGGCACGGTCTCCCTCGCGGGCGCCGCGACCGTGGATCCGTCGCCCGCGCCGGCCGCCTCATCCGCCCCCTCGGACCCCGGCGCGACGACGGCCGGATCCGCCACCGCGACGGCGCACCCCGCCGGCCGCGGCGCCGCGCACGCCGCGACGCTCGCCCGCACCGGATCCGACCTCGCCCCCGGCGCCCTCGCCGCGGCCCTCGGCCTGCTGGTCGTGGGCGGCGGGCTGGTGCTCGTGCGCCGCCGCCGGTCCGCGCGCGGCTGA
- a CDS encoding ANTAR domain-containing protein, with translation MEQHRSALPARVVAAFHSAPSRAAGVDLLLAALLDASSATGAAVVLQREPEVAVAGETGADLRALLSAPGPVAGSGLVVVAMDEDPSATPGVGSAVGAVALHRASGPLGEADRAVAEEVAVHARIALAAWDSADDLARGLASRSVIGQAQGILMERFSLDADRAFQVLRRYSQDGNVKLVEVARRVVETGVLPTA, from the coding sequence ATGGAGCAGCACCGGTCGGCCCTGCCGGCGCGCGTCGTCGCCGCGTTCCACTCCGCCCCGAGCCGCGCCGCCGGCGTGGACCTCCTGCTCGCCGCCCTCCTCGACGCCTCGTCCGCCACGGGCGCCGCCGTCGTACTGCAGCGGGAGCCCGAGGTCGCCGTCGCGGGGGAGACCGGCGCGGACCTGCGCGCCCTGCTGTCCGCTCCCGGGCCGGTCGCGGGATCCGGGCTCGTCGTCGTCGCGATGGACGAGGATCCGTCCGCGACGCCGGGCGTCGGCAGCGCCGTCGGCGCCGTCGCGCTGCACCGCGCGTCGGGCCCGCTCGGCGAGGCCGACCGCGCCGTCGCCGAGGAGGTCGCCGTGCACGCGCGCATCGCGCTCGCCGCGTGGGACTCCGCCGACGACCTCGCGCGCGGCCTCGCCTCGCGCTCCGTCATCGGGCAGGCGCAGGGGATCCTCATGGAGCGCTTCTCGCTCGACGCCGACCGCGCCTTCCAGGTCCTCCGCCGCTACTCGCAGGACGGCAACGTCAAGCTCGTCGAGGTCGCCCGCCGCGTGGTCGAGACGGGCGTGCTGCCGACGGCCTGA
- a CDS encoding DNA-formamidopyrimidine glycosylase family protein, whose amino-acid sequence MPEGDTVYRTAAHLHEAIGGQVLTRSDFRVPQYATLDLAGEEVDEVVSVGKHILHRIGDVTIHSHLKMEGSWHIYQHGTAWRRPAFEARVVLETAARVTVGFSLGVLEVIPRDQEHTVVGHLGPDILGPDWGEEAAAEVVRRIAAQPDRPIGLALLDQRNAAGIGNVYRAELCFLRGVLPTRPVREVADLPAMIALARRTMRANRDRIERTTTGDLRRGRTDWVYGRKGKPCLRCGTRIQQGQLGDPVRPGMGSQDRVTYWCPRCQT is encoded by the coding sequence GTGCCTGAGGGCGACACCGTCTACCGCACCGCCGCGCACCTGCACGAGGCGATCGGCGGTCAGGTCCTCACGCGAAGCGACTTCCGCGTGCCGCAGTACGCGACGCTCGACCTCGCGGGCGAGGAGGTCGACGAGGTGGTGAGCGTGGGGAAGCACATCCTCCACCGGATCGGCGACGTCACGATCCACAGCCACCTCAAGATGGAGGGCTCCTGGCACATCTACCAGCACGGCACCGCGTGGCGGCGGCCGGCGTTCGAGGCGCGCGTCGTGCTCGAGACGGCCGCGCGCGTCACGGTGGGGTTCTCGCTGGGCGTGCTGGAGGTGATCCCGCGCGACCAGGAGCACACGGTCGTCGGGCACCTCGGGCCGGACATCCTCGGGCCGGACTGGGGCGAGGAGGCGGCCGCCGAGGTCGTGCGGCGCATCGCGGCGCAGCCCGACCGGCCCATCGGCCTGGCGCTCCTCGACCAGCGCAACGCCGCGGGCATCGGCAACGTCTACCGGGCCGAGCTCTGCTTCCTCCGCGGCGTGCTGCCCACGCGGCCGGTGCGCGAGGTCGCCGACCTGCCCGCGATGATCGCCCTCGCCCGCCGCACCATGCGCGCCAACCGCGACCGCATCGAGCGCACCACCACGGGCGACCTCCGCCGCGGTCGCACCGACTGGGTCTACGGACGCAAGGGCAAGCCGTGCCTGCGCTGCGGCACCAGGATCCAGCAGGGCCAGCTCGGCGACCCCGTGCGTCCCGGCATGGGCTCGCAGGACCGGGTCACCTACTGGTGCCCGCGCTGCCAGACCTGA
- a CDS encoding sigma-70 family RNA polymerase sigma factor: MTITLRSRAPVAAPPAPPRPAEPVSATVPRTAAPSRLPAALPRTAALPRTAALPRTAAVPAGLAAAREEKRRVTHDRFVRAAAAGEDPTGEAERRRLHDQIVLDHLELADQLARQHSGRAHDWSDLRQVGYLGLVKAARRYDPGFGAPFVSFAIPTISGEIKRHLRDNGWVVRPPRQVQELRHALVAVVPALAQRLGRTPTDAELAAHTGHSREEIAEALAAHSSLRPASLDFTVHEEEGTSLAETLGAEDPGYARAERSVLLDGARGVLSERDRRILHLRFVDECSQSEIAAELGVTQMQVSRLLARILGRLRAELTRGEPEALPEAEPLAEVSPIRPRGADRRSA, from the coding sequence GTGACCATCACGCTGCGCTCGCGCGCCCCCGTCGCCGCACCGCCCGCCCCGCCGCGGCCGGCGGAGCCCGTGTCGGCGACCGTGCCGCGGACGGCCGCGCCGTCCCGCCTGCCGGCCGCGCTGCCCCGCACGGCCGCGCTGCCCCGCACGGCCGCGCTGCCCCGCACGGCCGCCGTGCCCGCCGGACTCGCTGCAGCACGCGAGGAGAAGCGCCGGGTGACGCACGACCGGTTCGTGCGCGCCGCCGCCGCGGGCGAGGATCCGACGGGCGAGGCCGAGCGCCGCCGCCTCCACGACCAGATCGTGCTCGACCACCTCGAGCTCGCCGACCAGCTCGCCCGCCAGCACTCGGGCCGCGCCCACGACTGGAGCGACCTCCGCCAGGTCGGCTACCTCGGCCTCGTGAAGGCCGCCCGCCGCTACGACCCCGGCTTCGGCGCGCCGTTCGTCTCGTTCGCGATCCCGACCATCTCCGGCGAGATCAAGCGCCACCTGCGCGACAACGGCTGGGTCGTGCGTCCGCCCCGGCAGGTCCAGGAGCTGCGGCACGCGCTCGTCGCGGTCGTGCCGGCGCTCGCGCAGCGGCTCGGCCGCACCCCGACCGACGCCGAGCTCGCCGCGCACACCGGGCACTCCCGCGAGGAGATCGCCGAGGCGCTGGCCGCGCACTCGAGCCTCCGGCCCGCGTCCCTGGACTTCACGGTGCACGAGGAGGAGGGCACGTCGCTCGCCGAGACCCTCGGCGCCGAGGACCCCGGCTACGCCCGCGCCGAGCGCAGCGTGCTGCTCGACGGCGCGCGCGGGGTGCTCAGCGAGCGCGACCGGCGGATCCTGCACCTCCGCTTCGTCGACGAGTGCAGCCAGAGCGAGATCGCCGCGGAGCTCGGCGTGACGCAGATGCAGGTGTCGCGGCTGCTCGCGCGGATCCTCGGCCGGCTGCGCGCGGAGCTCACGCGCGGCGAGCCGGAGGCGCTGCCCGAGGCCGAGCCGCTCGCGGAGGTGTCGCCGATCCGGCCGCGGGGGGCGGACCGGCGCTCGGCGTGA
- a CDS encoding amino acid permease — MSLFRTKSIESSLADAAGGERSLTRSLGTWDLMLMGVAVAVGAGIFSVGAKAAGNYAGPSVTLAFVLAAVTCGLAIMCYAEFASAVPVAGSAYTFTYATMGELLAWIIGWDLILEMLTAAAVIAKYWGIYLESALKLAGLDIPSTITVAGLGISWGAVLITAIFTVLLVLGTKLSSRVSSVFTVLKVAVVLFVIVVGAFYVKAENYSPFIPPQRPAEGGSADVWTQSLFSWASGQEPTQYGLYGLLAGASLVFFAFIGFDVVATSAEEVKDPQRTLPRGIFAGLAVVTVLYVLVTLVLTGMVPYTVLADAKEPSLTTAFTAVGAGWAAQVISIGTLLGLTTVLMVLLLGLARVVFAMSRDGLLPRGLSRTSAKRRTPVRVQIIAGVVVAALAGFTDVGVLEEMINIGTLSAFVLVSIGVIVLRKKRPDIRASFRVPFMPWLPILSAVLCVWLMLNLTTLTWVRFLVWLALGFAVYFLYGRRNSLVGKEEARIAAGGEPAPELPSASTPRD, encoded by the coding sequence ATGAGCCTGTTCCGCACCAAGAGCATCGAGTCGTCGCTCGCCGACGCCGCGGGAGGCGAGCGCAGCCTCACCCGCTCCCTCGGCACGTGGGACCTCATGCTGATGGGCGTCGCCGTCGCGGTCGGCGCCGGCATCTTCTCCGTCGGCGCGAAGGCGGCCGGGAACTACGCGGGTCCGTCGGTCACGCTGGCGTTCGTGCTCGCCGCCGTCACGTGCGGCCTGGCGATCATGTGCTACGCCGAGTTCGCCTCCGCCGTGCCGGTCGCGGGCAGCGCGTACACGTTCACCTACGCGACCATGGGCGAGCTGCTCGCGTGGATCATCGGGTGGGACCTCATCCTCGAGATGCTCACGGCGGCCGCGGTCATCGCGAAGTACTGGGGCATCTACCTGGAGTCGGCGCTGAAGCTCGCGGGGCTCGACATCCCGTCCACCATCACGGTCGCCGGCCTCGGGATCAGCTGGGGCGCCGTGCTCATCACCGCGATCTTCACCGTGCTGCTCGTGCTCGGCACCAAGCTCTCCAGCCGCGTCTCGAGCGTCTTCACCGTGCTCAAGGTCGCGGTCGTCCTGTTCGTGATCGTGGTCGGCGCCTTCTACGTGAAGGCGGAGAACTACTCGCCGTTCATCCCGCCGCAGCGCCCGGCCGAGGGCGGATCCGCCGACGTCTGGACCCAGTCCCTCTTCTCCTGGGCGAGCGGCCAGGAGCCCACGCAGTACGGCCTCTACGGCCTGCTCGCGGGCGCCTCGCTCGTGTTCTTCGCGTTCATCGGCTTCGACGTCGTCGCCACGAGCGCCGAGGAGGTCAAGGACCCGCAGCGCACCCTGCCGCGCGGCATCTTCGCCGGCCTCGCGGTCGTCACCGTGCTCTACGTGCTCGTGACCCTCGTGCTCACGGGCATGGTCCCGTACACGGTGCTCGCGGATGCGAAGGAGCCCTCGCTCACGACCGCGTTCACCGCGGTCGGCGCCGGATGGGCGGCGCAGGTCATCTCGATCGGCACGCTGCTCGGCCTCACCACCGTCCTCATGGTGCTGCTGCTCGGCCTCGCGCGCGTGGTGTTCGCGATGAGCCGCGACGGCCTGCTGCCGCGCGGGCTCAGCCGCACGTCGGCGAAGCGCCGCACGCCGGTGCGGGTGCAGATCATCGCGGGCGTCGTGGTCGCGGCCCTCGCCGGGTTCACCGACGTGGGCGTGCTCGAGGAGATGATCAACATCGGCACGCTGTCCGCGTTCGTGCTCGTGAGCATCGGCGTGATCGTGCTGCGCAAGAAGCGGCCCGACATCCGCGCGTCGTTCCGCGTGCCCTTCATGCCGTGGCTGCCGATCCTCTCGGCCGTCCTCTGCGTGTGGCTGATGCTCAACCTCACGACCCTCACCTGGGTGCGCTTCCTCGTCTGGCTCGCGCTCGGCTTCGCCGTCTACTTCCTCTACGGACGCCGCAACTCGCTCGTCGGCAAGGAGGAGGCGCGGATCGCGGCGGGCGGGGAGCCGGCGCCCGAGCTGCCGTCGGCGTCGACGCCGCGGGACTGA